From one Leifsonia sp. Root1293 genomic stretch:
- a CDS encoding ATP-dependent zinc protease family protein, protein MSEPVHSSTIAGWREWVALPAIGVPWIKAKLDTGARTSSLHAFDMEEFERDGESYVRFGVQPWQGSDEDAVTVECPVLDRRSVRSSSGHSEERIVVLLDIVLLGKALTAEVTLTNRDSMGFRMLIGREALEQGFAVDAAQSFIGGRAPRTVRRQNRGRN, encoded by the coding sequence GTGAGCGAACCTGTCCATTCAAGCACCATCGCCGGCTGGCGCGAATGGGTTGCCCTTCCGGCGATCGGAGTTCCGTGGATCAAGGCCAAGCTCGACACCGGCGCCCGCACCAGCTCGCTCCACGCCTTCGACATGGAGGAGTTCGAGCGCGACGGAGAGTCGTACGTGCGGTTCGGCGTTCAACCATGGCAGGGCAGTGATGAAGACGCCGTCACTGTCGAATGTCCGGTGCTCGACCGTCGCTCGGTGCGCAGTTCGTCAGGCCACAGCGAGGAGCGCATCGTGGTGCTGCTCGACATCGTGCTGCTCGGCAAGGCACTGACGGCCGAAGTCACCCTTACCAATCGGGACTCGATGGGTTTCCGGATGCTGATCGGGCGTGAGGCGCTCGAACAGGGCTTCGCGGTCGACGCCGCCCAGTCGTTCATCGGAGGTCGTGCACCACGGACCGTGCGGCGACAGAACCGCGGGCGGAACTAG
- the rimK gene encoding 30S ribosomal protein S6--L-glutamate ligase: MKLAILSRAPQAYSTQRLRAAALQRGHQVKVLNTLRFAIDLSGAEPDLQYRGRALSDYDAILPRIGSSITYFGTAVVRQFEQMDVYTPNTANGITNARDKLRASQILSRHNIGMPATAFVRNRADVRPAIEQVGGAPVVIKLLEGTQGIGVILAPQVKVAEAIIETLHSTNQNVLIQRFVAESRGKDVRALVVGDRVVAAMRRTANGDEFRSNVHRGGSVEAIELTPEYEQVAVRSAQIMGLKVAGVDMLEGNDGPLVMEVNSSPGLQGIETATNLDVAGAIIDYMANQVAFPEIDVRQRLTVSRGYGVAELLVHAGADLVGTTIAESGLTERDITVLTLHRGTSVVPNPRGHVELEAGDRLLCFGKLEEMRSMIPERRKRRARVRKLPKEPLPTPPAE; the protein is encoded by the coding sequence TTGAAACTCGCGATCCTCTCGCGCGCCCCGCAGGCGTATTCCACCCAGAGACTCCGCGCAGCAGCGTTGCAGCGCGGTCATCAGGTGAAAGTGCTGAACACCCTGCGCTTCGCCATCGACCTCTCCGGTGCCGAACCCGACCTGCAGTACCGCGGTCGCGCCCTCTCCGACTACGACGCGATCCTGCCGCGCATCGGCAGCTCGATCACCTACTTCGGAACCGCCGTGGTGCGCCAGTTCGAGCAGATGGACGTCTACACGCCCAACACGGCCAACGGCATCACGAACGCGCGCGACAAGCTGCGGGCGAGCCAGATCCTGTCCCGGCACAACATCGGCATGCCGGCGACGGCCTTCGTGCGCAACCGCGCCGACGTGCGCCCGGCGATCGAGCAGGTGGGTGGCGCGCCAGTGGTCATCAAGCTTCTCGAGGGAACGCAGGGCATCGGCGTGATCCTCGCGCCCCAGGTGAAGGTGGCCGAGGCGATCATCGAGACTCTGCACTCGACGAACCAGAACGTGCTCATCCAGCGCTTCGTGGCCGAGAGCCGCGGCAAGGACGTGCGTGCCCTCGTGGTGGGCGACCGTGTCGTGGCCGCCATGCGGCGCACGGCGAACGGCGACGAGTTCCGGTCGAACGTGCACCGCGGCGGCAGCGTCGAGGCCATCGAGCTCACGCCGGAGTACGAGCAGGTCGCCGTGCGCTCCGCCCAGATCATGGGCCTCAAGGTCGCCGGTGTCGACATGCTCGAGGGCAACGACGGGCCCCTGGTCATGGAGGTCAACTCCTCGCCCGGCCTGCAGGGCATCGAGACGGCCACCAACCTCGACGTCGCGGGCGCCATCATCGACTACATGGCCAACCAGGTCGCCTTCCCCGAGATCGATGTGCGCCAGCGCCTCACCGTGTCGCGCGGCTACGGCGTGGCCGAGCTGCTCGTGCACGCCGGCGCCGACCTGGTCGGTACGACGATCGCCGAGTCGGGCCTGACGGAGCGCGACATCACCGTGCTCACGCTGCACCGGGGCACGTCCGTCGTGCCCAATCCGCGGGGGCACGTCGAGCTCGAAGCCGGCGACAGGCTGCTGTGCTTCGGCAAGCTCGAGGAGATGCGGTCGATGATCCCCGAGCGACGCAAGCGCCGTGCCAGGGTGCGGAAGCTGCCCAAGGAGCCGCTGCCGACGCCCCCGGCCGAGTAG
- a CDS encoding GntR family transcriptional regulator has translation MIAIAIDAASPVPPFEQIRTQVIAAVRSGDLVAGERMPTVRALAERLGLAVNTVAKAYRALESDAVIETRGRAGTLVSASGDVTHQHAQTAAAAYAARVGELGIDADEALALVEAALRSR, from the coding sequence GTGATCGCCATCGCGATCGACGCCGCGTCGCCGGTGCCCCCGTTCGAGCAGATCCGCACGCAGGTCATCGCCGCCGTCCGCTCCGGTGACCTCGTCGCCGGTGAGCGGATGCCGACGGTCCGAGCGCTCGCCGAGCGACTGGGGCTGGCGGTCAACACTGTCGCGAAGGCGTACCGGGCGCTGGAGTCCGACGCCGTCATCGAGACGCGGGGACGAGCGGGAACGCTGGTGTCGGCATCCGGCGACGTCACGCATCAGCACGCGCAGACTGCAGCGGCGGCGTATGCAGCGCGCGTCGGCGAGCTGGGCATCGACGCGGACGAGGCGCTGGCGCTGGTCGAGGCGGCGCTGCGCTCACGCTGA
- a CDS encoding Lrp/AsnC family transcriptional regulator, which yields MDNIDRRILDELRQNARAGYGDIGSVVGLSASAVKRRVDRLVADGVIRGFTIHVDPAVDGTTTEAWVEVFCRGTVSPDELQRILSAVPEVVYAGTVTGSADAIVQMRSRDIASLEAALEKVRLAANVDHTRSAIVLTRLVQRAHED from the coding sequence ATGGACAACATCGACCGCCGAATCCTCGACGAGCTGCGCCAGAACGCCCGAGCGGGCTACGGCGACATCGGGTCCGTGGTCGGGCTGTCGGCATCCGCCGTCAAGCGTCGCGTCGACCGTCTCGTCGCCGACGGAGTGATCCGCGGCTTCACGATCCATGTCGACCCCGCCGTCGACGGCACCACCACCGAGGCGTGGGTCGAGGTGTTCTGCCGCGGCACGGTGTCGCCCGATGAACTGCAGCGCATCCTCTCGGCCGTGCCCGAGGTCGTCTACGCGGGCACCGTGACCGGCAGCGCCGATGCCATCGTGCAGATGCGTTCCCGCGACATCGCGAGCCTGGAGGCCGCGCTCGAGAAGGTGCGCCTGGCGGCCAACGTCGACCACACCCGCAGCGCCATCGTGCTCACCCGGCTGGTGCAGCGCGCCCACGAGGACTGA
- the ddaH gene encoding dimethylargininase: protein MTDIVEDTTTQPGGIRPTRTPTTRSVLMCSPEFFTVVYRINPWMDPALPTDTNLAVDQWSVLHQTYLDLGFDVHLIDPIPGLPDMVYAANGGMVIDGIAYGASFTHPERQPEGPAYMDWFRAHGLDVRVPEQINEGEGDFLLVGDTILAGTGFRSDSLSHGELAAIYGREVVTLRLVNPSFYHLDTALAVLDSTPGQEHIAYLPSAFDEPSLAILRSRYPDAVIVTEIDAAVLGLNSFSDGYNVVIASRAADFERQLRAHGYNPIGVDLSELLLGGGGVKCCTLELRR from the coding sequence ATGACCGACATCGTCGAGGACACGACCACCCAGCCGGGCGGCATCCGCCCCACACGCACTCCCACCACGCGGTCGGTGCTGATGTGCAGCCCCGAATTCTTCACCGTGGTGTACCGCATCAATCCGTGGATGGACCCGGCGCTGCCCACCGACACGAACCTCGCCGTCGACCAGTGGTCCGTGCTGCATCAGACCTACCTCGACCTGGGGTTCGACGTGCACCTCATCGACCCCATCCCCGGCCTGCCCGACATGGTCTACGCGGCCAACGGAGGCATGGTCATCGACGGCATCGCGTACGGCGCGAGCTTCACTCACCCCGAACGCCAGCCAGAGGGTCCGGCGTACATGGACTGGTTCCGGGCCCACGGCCTGGACGTGCGGGTGCCAGAGCAGATCAACGAGGGCGAGGGTGACTTCCTGCTTGTCGGCGACACGATCCTCGCCGGAACCGGATTCCGCAGCGACTCGCTCAGCCACGGCGAACTCGCCGCCATCTACGGTCGCGAGGTCGTGACCCTGCGACTCGTCAATCCGAGTTTCTACCACCTGGACACGGCCCTCGCCGTGCTCGACTCCACGCCCGGCCAGGAGCACATCGCCTACCTGCCGAGCGCTTTCGACGAGCCCAGTCTGGCCATCCTGCGATCGCGGTACCCGGATGCCGTGATCGTGACCGAGATCGACGCCGCCGTGCTGGGCCTCAACTCGTTCAGCGACGGCTACAACGTCGTGATCGCCTCCCGCGCCGCCGACTTCGAGCGTCAACTGCGGGCGCACGGCTACAACCCCATCGGCGTCGACCTCTCCGAGCTGCTGCTCGGGGGAGGCGGCGTCAAGTGCTGCACCCTGGAGCTTCGACGATGA
- the rocD gene encoding ornithine--oxo-acid transaminase has product MTTTDNSATIPSPDDAVEGSFPNNAVEGSSRDVSGFGGHPWAETSGEEPSTTPLSEKTSTLIAEEEAHAAHNYHPLPVVVASGDGAWVTDVDGKRYLDCLAAYSAVNFGHSNPALLDAARAQLGRITLTSRAFHNDQLGPFVTELAALAGKDMVLPMNTGAEAVESGIKVARAWGYRVKGVAPEQANIIVMAGNFHGRTTTIISFSDDADASDDFGPFTPGFRTVPYGDVAAIEAAIDENTVAVLIEPIQGEAGIVVPPATFLPAVRELTTRRDVLFIADEIQSGLGRTGATFACDLVGVVPDLYLLGKALGGGIVPVSAVVGNVDVLGVLAPGQHGSTFGGNPLAASVGVAVVRMLATGEMQQRARDLGGHLHSALSQLVGSGVVAVRGAGLWAGIDIDPSLASGRAVCEALMERGVLAKDTHGSTIRLAPPLVVSREDLDWAVEQLAAVLEDFARPDS; this is encoded by the coding sequence ATGACCACCACCGACAACTCAGCCACGATCCCTTCCCCCGATGACGCAGTCGAGGGCTCCTTCCCCAATAACGCAGTCGAGGGCTCTTCGCGCGATGTCTCGGGGTTCGGCGGGCATCCTTGGGCGGAGACATCGGGCGAAGAGCCCTCGACGACTCCACTGAGCGAAAAAACCAGCACCCTCATCGCCGAGGAGGAAGCGCACGCCGCCCACAACTACCACCCCCTCCCCGTCGTGGTGGCGTCGGGTGATGGAGCCTGGGTCACGGATGTCGACGGCAAGCGCTACCTCGACTGCCTCGCCGCGTACTCCGCCGTGAACTTCGGCCACTCCAACCCCGCGCTGCTCGATGCGGCGCGCGCCCAGCTCGGCCGCATCACCCTGACCAGCCGCGCCTTCCACAACGACCAGCTCGGGCCCTTCGTCACCGAACTCGCAGCCCTCGCCGGCAAGGACATGGTGCTGCCGATGAACACCGGCGCCGAGGCCGTCGAATCGGGCATCAAGGTCGCGCGAGCATGGGGCTACAGGGTGAAGGGCGTCGCCCCCGAGCAGGCGAACATCATCGTCATGGCCGGCAACTTCCATGGTCGCACCACCACGATCATCTCCTTCAGCGACGACGCCGATGCCAGCGACGACTTCGGTCCGTTCACCCCGGGGTTCCGCACCGTTCCCTACGGCGACGTCGCCGCCATCGAGGCCGCGATCGACGAGAACACCGTGGCCGTGCTGATCGAGCCGATCCAGGGCGAGGCCGGCATCGTGGTGCCGCCCGCGACCTTCCTGCCCGCCGTGCGCGAGCTCACCACGCGGCGCGACGTGCTGTTCATCGCCGACGAGATCCAGTCGGGCCTCGGTCGCACCGGCGCCACCTTCGCCTGCGACCTCGTGGGCGTGGTGCCCGATCTCTACCTGCTGGGCAAGGCGCTCGGCGGCGGCATCGTTCCGGTCTCCGCCGTCGTCGGCAACGTCGATGTGCTGGGCGTACTCGCTCCCGGACAGCACGGCTCGACGTTCGGTGGCAACCCACTGGCGGCATCCGTCGGCGTCGCAGTGGTGCGGATGCTCGCGACGGGCGAGATGCAGCAGCGTGCACGCGATCTCGGCGGTCACCTGCATTCCGCGCTGTCGCAGCTGGTCGGTTCCGGAGTCGTCGCCGTGCGCGGTGCCGGGCTCTGGGCCGGAATCGACATCGACCCGTCTCTGGCATCTGGCCGCGCGGTCTGCGAGGCCCTCATGGAGCGCGGCGTGCTCGCGAAGGACACGCACGGCTCCACCATCCGTCTCGCACCTCCGCTGGTGGTCTCGCGGGAGGATCTCGACTGGGCGGTCGAGCAGCTGGCCGCCGTGCTCGAGGACTTCGCTCGCCCAGACAGCTGA
- a CDS encoding peptide MFS transporter, whose amino-acid sequence MSSNVDTSAIDEEPVDPKRDHGFFGQPRSLATIFGVEMWERFSFYGMQGILLIYLYYSAAEGGLGLPQATAAGIVGAYGGAVYLSTILGAWIADRLLGSERVLFVSAIVIMLGHIGLALLPGFSGVIVGLILVAVGSGGLKANATSVVGTLYKPEDPRRDAGFSLFYLGINLGAFFGPILTGLLQSTLGFHWGFGLAAVGMAIGLTQYSFGRKNLPAAAHRIANPLPARRRPLFIGVGVAAIVVILVCVFTGLITATNLVTIVIALTVIAAIAYFVVILSSSRIDATERSRVFAFIPLFIASVAFWSLYQQQFTVLTIYSDEKLNRSIFGWEMPVSWVQSINPIFIIILSGVFAAIWTKLGTRQPSTPVKFALGTMIMGAAFLLFLPFAGGGANSTPLLAIVIILLVFTVAELFISPVGLSVATKLAPRAFTTQMVALFFLSVALGSAISGQLAALYDVKNEVPYFGVLGGIAIVLGAILLAFAKPVLKLMRGIR is encoded by the coding sequence ATGAGCAGCAACGTTGACACGTCGGCCATCGACGAGGAACCGGTCGACCCGAAGCGCGATCACGGCTTCTTCGGCCAGCCGCGATCGCTCGCCACCATCTTCGGTGTCGAGATGTGGGAGCGCTTCAGCTTCTACGGCATGCAGGGCATCCTGCTCATCTACCTGTACTACTCCGCCGCGGAAGGCGGCCTGGGATTGCCGCAGGCGACGGCCGCCGGAATCGTGGGAGCGTACGGCGGCGCCGTCTACCTGTCGACCATCCTCGGCGCGTGGATCGCCGACAGGCTGCTCGGCTCGGAGCGAGTGCTGTTCGTCAGTGCCATCGTCATCATGCTCGGGCACATCGGCTTGGCCCTGCTGCCCGGCTTCTCCGGTGTGATCGTCGGCCTCATCCTCGTCGCCGTCGGATCGGGTGGGCTCAAGGCCAACGCCACCAGCGTCGTCGGAACGCTCTACAAGCCCGAGGATCCGCGCCGTGATGCCGGCTTCTCGCTGTTCTACCTCGGCATCAACCTGGGTGCGTTCTTCGGCCCCATCCTCACCGGACTGTTGCAGTCGACGCTGGGCTTCCACTGGGGCTTCGGTCTGGCCGCCGTCGGCATGGCGATCGGCCTCACGCAGTACTCCTTCGGCCGTAAGAACCTCCCGGCCGCAGCACACCGCATCGCGAACCCACTGCCGGCCCGGCGTCGTCCGCTCTTCATCGGCGTGGGAGTGGCCGCGATCGTCGTGATCCTGGTGTGCGTGTTCACCGGACTCATCACGGCGACCAACCTGGTGACGATCGTGATCGCCCTCACCGTCATCGCGGCCATCGCCTACTTCGTGGTCATCCTGTCGAGCAGCAGGATCGACGCGACCGAGAGGTCGCGGGTGTTCGCCTTCATCCCGCTCTTCATCGCCAGCGTGGCGTTCTGGTCGCTCTACCAGCAGCAGTTCACAGTGCTCACCATCTACTCAGACGAGAAGCTGAACCGCAGCATCTTCGGGTGGGAGATGCCGGTGTCGTGGGTGCAGTCGATCAACCCGATCTTCATCATCATCCTCTCGGGAGTGTTCGCGGCCATCTGGACCAAGCTCGGCACCCGCCAGCCATCGACGCCCGTCAAGTTCGCCCTCGGCACGATGATCATGGGCGCGGCGTTCCTGCTGTTCCTGCCGTTCGCCGGTGGCGGAGCCAACTCCACGCCGCTGCTGGCGATCGTGATCATCCTCCTGGTGTTCACCGTCGCCGAGCTCTTCATCTCGCCGGTCGGGCTGTCGGTGGCCACCAAGCTGGCTCCGCGAGCGTTCACGACCCAGATGGTCGCCCTGTTCTTCCTGTCGGTCGCTCTGGGATCGGCCATCTCCGGCCAGCTCGCAGCGCTCTACGACGTCAAGAACGAGGTTCCGTACTTCGGCGTGCTGGGCGGCATCGCGATCGTTCTCGGCGCCATCCTGCTGGCGTTCGCCAAGCCCGTCCTGAAGCTGATGCGCGGCATCCGCTAG
- a CDS encoding TetR/AcrR family transcriptional regulator — protein MTARGQYAKGVAKREEILTSALAVIARNGYRRTSVRELADEVGLSQAGLLHYFSSKEELFQEILRKRDEVDRDAFDLEATAPIDGLINVVRHNAEVPGLVQLYAQVSTEAGDPEHPAHDFFVERYKSFRESYSAAIRTEQDAGRVPSDVDADRLASIVLAVTDGLQTQWMLDPSIDMAATIEHLWQLVARPAS, from the coding sequence ATGACAGCACGGGGGCAGTACGCGAAAGGCGTGGCCAAGCGCGAGGAGATCCTGACGAGCGCCCTCGCGGTGATCGCCCGCAACGGCTACCGCCGCACCTCGGTGCGCGAACTCGCCGACGAGGTGGGTCTCAGCCAGGCCGGACTGCTGCACTACTTCTCGTCGAAGGAGGAGCTCTTCCAGGAGATCCTGCGCAAGCGCGACGAGGTGGACCGCGACGCGTTCGACCTCGAGGCGACAGCTCCGATCGACGGACTGATCAACGTCGTCAGGCACAACGCCGAGGTGCCCGGACTGGTGCAGCTGTACGCCCAGGTCTCGACGGAGGCCGGCGATCCGGAGCATCCGGCCCACGACTTCTTCGTCGAGCGCTACAAGAGCTTCAGGGAGAGCTACAGCGCAGCGATCAGGACCGAGCAGGACGCCGGCCGCGTGCCTTCAGATGTCGACGCCGACAGGCTCGCGTCCATCGTGCTGGCGGTCACCGACGGCCTCCAGACGCAGTGGATGCTCGACCCGTCGATCGACATGGCCGCGACCATCGAGCACCTCTGGCAGCTCGTCGCCCGCCCGGCGTCCTAG
- a CDS encoding glycoside hydrolase family 3 C-terminal domain-containing protein produces the protein MTDTTTQPSVDETLAALTIEEKASLTSGADFWTTKSAPGVPSIMLTDGPHGVRKQRANADHLGITDSVPATCFPPAVALGSSWDVTLLERVGIALGEESVAENVGVLLGPGINIKRSPLGGRNFEYLSEDPIASGVLGSALVRGLQSQGVGASLKHFAANNQEADRMRVSADIDERPLREIYLRGFQRIVEDEQPWTVMCSYNRLNGVYTSEDPWLLNTVLRDEWGFTGLVVSDWGAVNDRVAGVAAGLDLEMPSSSGRTDAQLVEAVRAGVLAESVLDTAARRAIDLAFKAVAGARDDATYDVDAHHALAREAAGGSIVLLKNDDGVLPLATDASVAVIGELARSPRYQGAGSSLINPTRLDNALDEIRRLAASDAVSFAAGYAADGTEDAELVAEAQAAAAAASVAIVFLGVPAEQESEGFDRDHIELPAEQLSLLDAVIDANPNTVVVLSNGGVVRLSGFADRVPAIVEGWLLGQAGGGAVADVLYGVVNPSGRLQESIPQRLQDTAAYLDFPGEHGHVRYGEGLFVGYRWFDARDIEVSFPFGHGLSYTTFDYSDVSVTTDAAGLAVRVTVTNTGSRAGAEVVQVYTSLPGSAVVRAPRELKGFTKVALAAGESRIVEVAVRREDLAYFDTRVDSWMVEGGTYTVEVAASSRDIRASAAVEVTGDEVRVTLDMNSSIGELMAHPVASQFILQAMASQGDGFTSALMDDPGMFKMMESFPIGRLAGFPGMGIDRSHIEQLLAAANAA, from the coding sequence ATGACCGACACCACCACGCAGCCATCCGTCGACGAGACCCTCGCGGCCCTCACTATCGAGGAGAAGGCCTCGCTCACCAGCGGTGCGGACTTCTGGACGACGAAGTCGGCGCCGGGTGTTCCGTCGATCATGCTGACGGATGGTCCGCACGGCGTGCGGAAGCAGCGTGCGAACGCTGACCACCTGGGCATCACGGACAGCGTTCCGGCCACCTGCTTCCCGCCAGCCGTCGCCCTCGGCTCCAGTTGGGACGTGACGCTGCTCGAGCGGGTGGGCATCGCCCTGGGCGAGGAGTCCGTCGCCGAGAACGTGGGCGTGCTGCTCGGCCCCGGCATCAACATCAAGCGCTCGCCGCTCGGCGGACGCAACTTCGAGTACCTCTCCGAAGACCCGATCGCCTCGGGCGTGCTCGGCTCCGCCCTGGTGCGCGGCCTGCAGAGCCAGGGCGTCGGCGCATCGCTCAAGCACTTCGCGGCCAACAACCAGGAGGCTGACCGCATGCGCGTGTCGGCTGACATCGACGAGCGTCCGCTGCGCGAGATCTACCTGCGTGGCTTCCAGCGCATCGTCGAGGACGAGCAGCCCTGGACCGTCATGTGCTCGTACAACCGCCTCAACGGCGTCTACACCTCGGAGGACCCGTGGTTGCTGAACACGGTGCTGCGTGATGAGTGGGGCTTCACCGGCCTCGTCGTCTCGGACTGGGGCGCTGTCAATGATCGCGTCGCCGGCGTCGCAGCCGGCCTCGATCTCGAGATGCCCTCGAGCAGCGGGCGCACCGACGCGCAGCTCGTCGAGGCGGTGCGGGCGGGTGTCCTCGCCGAGTCCGTGCTCGACACTGCGGCCCGCCGGGCCATCGACCTGGCGTTCAAGGCCGTCGCCGGCGCTCGTGATGACGCCACGTACGACGTCGATGCCCACCACGCCCTCGCCCGCGAGGCTGCAGGCGGCTCGATCGTGCTGCTCAAGAACGACGACGGCGTGCTGCCCTTGGCGACGGACGCTTCGGTCGCGGTGATCGGCGAGCTGGCCCGCTCGCCCCGCTACCAGGGTGCCGGCTCATCGCTCATCAACCCGACCAGGCTCGACAATGCGCTCGACGAGATCCGCCGCCTCGCGGCATCCGACGCCGTCTCCTTCGCCGCCGGCTACGCGGCCGACGGAACCGAGGATGCGGAGCTGGTGGCCGAGGCGCAGGCGGCTGCTGCGGCAGCATCCGTCGCCATCGTGTTCCTCGGAGTTCCCGCCGAGCAGGAGTCGGAGGGCTTCGACCGCGACCACATCGAGCTGCCGGCCGAGCAGCTCTCGTTGCTGGATGCCGTCATCGACGCCAACCCGAACACCGTCGTCGTGCTCTCCAACGGCGGCGTCGTGCGCCTCTCCGGCTTCGCCGACCGCGTTCCGGCCATCGTCGAGGGCTGGCTCCTGGGCCAGGCCGGCGGCGGTGCTGTGGCCGACGTGCTCTACGGAGTCGTCAATCCGTCGGGTCGCCTGCAGGAGAGCATCCCGCAGCGACTGCAGGACACGGCGGCCTACCTGGACTTCCCCGGCGAGCACGGCCACGTGCGCTACGGGGAGGGCCTGTTCGTCGGCTACCGCTGGTTCGACGCCCGCGACATCGAGGTGTCCTTCCCGTTCGGCCACGGCCTCTCGTACACCACCTTCGACTACTCCGATGTCTCGGTGACGACGGATGCCGCCGGCCTCGCGGTGCGCGTGACCGTCACCAACACCGGCAGCCGCGCCGGTGCCGAGGTGGTGCAGGTCTACACGTCGCTGCCCGGCTCGGCCGTCGTGCGTGCTCCGCGCGAGCTCAAGGGCTTCACGAAGGTGGCGCTGGCCGCCGGGGAGAGCCGGATCGTCGAGGTCGCCGTGCGCCGGGAGGACCTCGCCTACTTCGACACCCGCGTCGACTCCTGGATGGTCGAGGGCGGCACGTACACGGTGGAGGTCGCAGCGTCGAGTCGCGACATCCGCGCCTCGGCCGCGGTGGAGGTGACTGGCGACGAGGTGCGGGTGACGCTCGACATGAACTCCTCGATCGGCGAACTGATGGCGCACCCTGTCGCCTCGCAGTTCATTCTGCAGGCGATGGCCTCACAGGGCGACGGCTTCACTTCGGCCCTCATGGACGACCCCGGGATGTTCAAGATGATGGAGTCGTTCCCGATCGGACGCCTCGCCGGATTCCCGGGAATGGGCATCGACCGGTCGCACATCGAGCAGTTGCTGGCCGCGGCCAACGCGGCCTGA
- a CDS encoding transglutaminase-like domain-containing protein, translating to MTSATDLEYYSAQSAFTDPGWADAALAEAPTSIAGIRALVSRLVFHYRASGDPTQLGFAPDRLHEIDLRYADAMLARLAELDPELVKPERAATDRILGCCRDYTVLFVALARRLGIPARARVGFSGYFVEGWYLDHVVAEVWVADEQRWRLVDAQFGDGDIAVPFSFDDVPRDRFLTGAAAWIACRSGELDPERFVVAPDLMVPDLRSWPYLLHNLVFDLAALNKQEMILWEIWGVLESLEAADAALAAELDGLAARLADPAVSVAELAALYDDDRFRVPAEVVNFSPLDGSKRRVRLRSGASAPASASASASAPAD from the coding sequence ATGACCTCCGCCACCGACCTCGAGTACTACAGCGCGCAGAGTGCATTCACCGATCCCGGGTGGGCGGATGCGGCCCTCGCCGAAGCGCCGACGTCGATCGCGGGCATCCGTGCCCTCGTCTCCAGGCTGGTGTTCCACTATCGGGCATCCGGCGACCCGACACAGCTCGGGTTCGCTCCCGATCGCCTGCACGAGATCGATCTGCGCTACGCCGACGCCATGCTCGCCAGGCTCGCGGAACTCGACCCCGAGCTGGTGAAACCGGAGCGCGCCGCAACGGATCGCATCCTCGGCTGCTGCCGCGACTACACGGTGCTGTTCGTGGCGCTCGCCCGCAGGCTCGGCATCCCGGCCCGCGCCAGGGTCGGCTTCTCGGGCTACTTCGTGGAGGGCTGGTACCTCGACCACGTCGTCGCCGAGGTGTGGGTCGCCGACGAGCAGCGCTGGCGTCTCGTCGACGCGCAGTTCGGCGATGGCGACATCGCCGTGCCGTTCTCGTTCGATGACGTGCCGCGCGATCGGTTCCTCACCGGCGCTGCCGCCTGGATCGCCTGCCGCTCGGGCGAGCTCGATCCGGAGCGGTTCGTGGTGGCGCCGGACCTCATGGTGCCCGACCTGCGCTCGTGGCCGTACCTTCTGCACAACCTCGTCTTCGACCTCGCCGCGCTCAACAAGCAGGAGATGATCCTCTGGGAGATCTGGGGCGTGCTGGAGTCCCTCGAGGCCGCTGATGCCGCCCTGGCAGCGGAGCTCGACGGGCTCGCAGCTCGGCTGGCCGATCCGGCGGTGTCGGTGGCGGAGCTCGCCGCCCTGTACGACGACGACAGGTTCAGGGTTCCGGCCGAGGTCGTCAACTTCTCGCCGCTCGACGGGAGCAAGCGGCGGGTGCGCCTGCGCTCTGGCGCCTCCGCTCCCGCTTCCGCTTCCGCTTCCGCTTCCGCTCCCGCTGATTGA